The Rhodobacter sp. CZR27 genome includes a window with the following:
- a CDS encoding ferredoxin--NADP reductase, with translation MNQNAAIVKTMPDAQTVTSVQHWTDRLFSFRVTRPQSLRFRSGEFVMIGLLDERGKPIMRAYSIASPNWDEELEFYSIKVPDGPLTSRLQHIQPGDQIILRPKPVGTLVLDALLPGKRIWFLATGTGIAPFASLMRDPETYERYEQVIMMHTCREKSELEYGRQLVESLKDDPLIGEMVGDKLLYYPTTTREASDRMGRITDNLTSGKVFSDLGIPQMNTAEDRAMVCGSLQFNIDVKNVLESFGLREGANSEPLEYVVEKAFVGDGI, from the coding sequence ATGAACCAGAACGCCGCCATTGTGAAGACCATGCCCGATGCGCAGACCGTCACCTCGGTGCAGCATTGGACGGACCGCCTGTTTTCCTTCCGCGTGACGCGGCCGCAGTCGCTGCGCTTCCGTTCGGGCGAGTTCGTGATGATCGGGCTTCTCGACGAGCGCGGCAAGCCGATCATGCGCGCCTATTCCATTGCCTCGCCGAACTGGGACGAGGAGCTGGAGTTCTACTCGATCAAGGTGCCGGACGGGCCGCTGACCTCGCGCCTCCAGCACATCCAGCCGGGCGACCAGATCATCCTGCGCCCGAAGCCGGTGGGCACGCTGGTGCTTGACGCGCTGCTGCCCGGCAAGCGGATCTGGTTCCTGGCCACCGGCACGGGCATCGCGCCCTTCGCCTCGCTGATGCGCGACCCGGAAACCTATGAGCGCTACGAGCAGGTCATCATGATGCACACCTGCCGCGAGAAGTCGGAACTCGAATACGGCCGTCAGCTGGTCGAGAGCCTGAAGGATGACCCGCTGATCGGCGAGATGGTGGGCGACAAGCTGCTCTACTATCCCACGACGACGCGCGAGGCGTCGGACCGGATGGGCCGGATCACCGACAACCTGACCTCGGGCAAGGTGTTCTCCGACCTCGGCATCCCGCAGATGAACACGGCCGAGGACCGCGCCATGGTCTGCGGCTCGCTCCAGTTCAACATCGACGTGAAGAACGTGCTGGAGAGCTTCGGCCTGCGCGAGGGTGCCAACTCCGAGCCGCTGGAATACGTGGTGGAGAAAGCCTTCGTCGGCGACGGCATCTGA
- the infC gene encoding translation initiation factor IF-3, whose translation MARRPHNAPPQRDTGPRVNERIRCPEIRLIGAGGENIGIVTPSRAMMMAEEAGLDLVEISPNAEPPVCKIMDFGKFKYEQQKREAEARKKQHIIEIKEIKFRPGTDTHDFDVKMRSVLKFLSEGDKVKVTLRFRGREMAHQELGLELLNRVAAQVAEAEAGKVESMPKLEGRQMVMMIGPK comes from the coding sequence ATAGCCCGCAGACCTCACAACGCCCCGCCGCAACGCGACACGGGCCCCCGCGTGAACGAGCGCATCCGCTGCCCCGAGATCCGACTGATCGGGGCTGGCGGCGAGAACATCGGCATCGTCACGCCGTCGCGCGCCATGATGATGGCGGAAGAGGCCGGGCTCGACCTCGTGGAGATCTCGCCGAACGCGGAACCGCCGGTCTGCAAGATCATGGACTTCGGCAAGTTCAAGTACGAGCAGCAGAAGCGCGAGGCCGAGGCCCGCAAGAAGCAGCACATCATCGAGATCAAGGAGATCAAGTTCCGTCCCGGGACCGATACCCATGACTTCGACGTGAAGATGCGCTCGGTGCTGAAGTTCCTGAGCGAAGGCGACAAGGTGAAGGTCACCCTGCGGTTCCGCGGCCGCGAGATGGCCCACCAGGAGCTTGGCCTGGAACTTCTCAACCGCGTGGCGGCCCAGGTCGCCGAGGCCGAGGCCGGCAAGGTGGAGTCCATGCCGAAGCTGGAAGGCCGGCAGATGGTGATGATGATCGGGCCGAAGTGA
- a CDS encoding molybdopterin-binding protein, with protein MRFGPVPLAEAEGAILAHSLVLPGGRLRKGLVLDPATLARLAAAGVAEVIVARPDPADVAEDEAAARLARALVPDGAAAGLSCSAAFTGRVNLNAAAPGLVALEADRIHALNRIDPAITLATLAPLTRVEPGMLVGTVKIISYAVDGRSLAAAEDAARAAIRILPVLRRTAGLLLTEVPGQEEKLTAKGRRSVEGRLAALGMALAGCEVTAHEPAAMAGALDRLPGEMLLILTGSATSDLHDTAPEALRRAGGTVARFGMPVDPGNLLFHGMLGARPVIGLPGCARSPALNGADWVLERLACGLPLTDADIAAMGVGGLLKEIPTRPQPRERRF; from the coding sequence ATGCGCTTCGGACCCGTTCCGCTGGCCGAGGCCGAGGGCGCGATCCTCGCCCATTCGCTCGTCCTTCCCGGGGGGCGGCTGCGCAAGGGGCTGGTGCTGGACCCGGCGACGCTGGCGCGACTGGCCGCCGCGGGCGTGGCCGAGGTCATCGTGGCGCGGCCTGATCCCGCCGACGTGGCCGAGGACGAGGCGGCGGCGCGCCTCGCCCGGGCGCTGGTTCCGGACGGGGCGGCCGCCGGCCTCAGCTGCTCGGCTGCCTTCACCGGCCGGGTGAACCTCAATGCAGCCGCTCCGGGCCTCGTCGCGCTGGAGGCGGACCGGATCCATGCGCTGAACCGGATCGATCCCGCCATCACCCTGGCCACGCTCGCGCCCCTCACGCGGGTGGAGCCGGGCATGCTGGTCGGCACGGTCAAGATCATCTCCTATGCCGTCGACGGCAGGTCGCTGGCGGCGGCCGAGGATGCGGCGCGCGCGGCCATCCGCATCCTTCCCGTCCTGCGCAGGACCGCGGGGCTTCTGCTGACCGAGGTGCCGGGACAGGAGGAGAAGCTGACCGCCAAGGGCCGCCGCTCGGTCGAGGGCCGGCTGGCGGCTCTGGGCATGGCGCTCGCCGGCTGCGAGGTGACGGCGCACGAGCCCGCCGCCATGGCCGGCGCGCTGGACCGGCTGCCGGGCGAGATGCTGCTGATCCTGACGGGCTCCGCCACCTCGGATCTGCACGACACCGCGCCCGAGGCGCTGCGCCGCGCCGGCGGGACCGTCGCGCGGTTCGGCATGCCGGTGGACCCGGGCAACCTGCTGTTTCATGGCATGCTGGGCGCGCGCCCGGTGATCGGCCTGCCGGGCTGCGCCCGCTCGCCCGCGCTCAACGGGGCGGATTGGGTGCTGGAACGTCTGGCCTGCGGCCTGCCGCTCACCGATGCCGACATCGCCGCGATGGGGGTGGGTGGCCTGCTGAAGGAGATCCCGACCCGGCCGCAGCCGCGCGAGCGGCGCTTCTGA